The Victivallaceae bacterium genome contains a region encoding:
- the dnaE gene encoding DNA polymerase III subunit alpha, with amino-acid sequence MSWIPLHCHSQYSILDSTCSIEALAKRAADFNMPAMALTDHGNMYGAIDFYKECLKHDIKPIIGVEIYVAPSSRFNKKRESRGAPTAYHLILLCKNEEGYRNLCYLTSKGFTEGFYYHPRIDKELLAEHSSGLICLSGCLSGSVAQAALKSEEELEQEILFYRDIFKDDFYLELQLHEMIPQDIALISEDWLKQDYYSLIESQKKVNGALLTQGQKFGISCVATNDSHYLNAEDFESHEILLNVQSGETTRIAKNDLYVPNPKRKVYKSREYYFKSPLQMEIGFKNNPEALTNTLEIADKCFVPFDFNKKYYPVYMPPGFEDKTDYDETLRYSASGNFLKRLCNEGIARKYTPELLKILADKFPGQDPMNIIRNRLEKELSVIISKGMCDYLLIVWDIIQWAKNHNIPVGPGRGSGAGSIILFLIDVTSIEPLRFDLFFERFINPERISYPDIDIDICMSGREQVINYAAERYGKDNVAQIITFGTMKAKMAVKDVGRVLDIPLAEVNVIAKFIPETNTPLEKAVEIDSDLQNLYLRDKKAKFLIDMAQKLEGCIRNTGVHAAGVIISNEKLMERIPICLPKDSSMITTQFSMKPLEAIGMLKVDFLGLKTLTSIDIALKSIAVQDDKKLRVETLPLDDKNTFKLLHQGKTLGVFQMESSGMQELSKQLQPDCFEEIIAIGALYRPGPMDMIPSFINRKHKREPIEYDHPLMETILKETYGIMVYQEQVMQIAQTLAGYSPGEGDVLRRAMGKKDALQMLQEREKFCLGAYSNDLSEETATAIFDKMEKFASYGFNKSHAAAYGLITYATAYLKANHPKQWMAALLTSDRDDIDKLGKLLRECRNMGISILPPDINESGVDFVATQSGIRFAMPGIKGISYNLVETVIEERNKNGPFISLKDFMKRVDLSRVTKKSLDLLIDSGCFDFTGNNKDALKMRLESTYDAIHKEKKEAATGVLTLFSLIDAPDNYDDYVIDNQQTTLVPRNECAILKKEKELLGFYLTKHPMDRFAKYFKYLSCIPFSEIQTLDHGTVFRSAFIIDKVTVKVSSKGQKKFAVLKISDLSESIELPIWSDLFDSKSHLLEEDNLIYAILVVDKRSEVLRLSCRWMDSLISVIPDSENPDNVRNIDEIYEKIKYQLAKSNSFKDGFLMSEKKSSASGSEKSDQTASPIHLKISIDKMTLSHFLTLKTYLKKHPGNSPVILNFFFNDRKFAVIHPGKAFCVGVTDIVLKDYLKKNGFTVELLT; translated from the coding sequence TTGTCTTGGATTCCTTTACATTGTCACTCTCAATATTCGATATTGGATTCTACATGCTCCATCGAAGCACTAGCTAAAAGGGCTGCGGATTTCAATATGCCCGCTATGGCTCTGACCGATCACGGTAACATGTACGGAGCCATCGATTTCTATAAAGAATGTCTCAAGCATGACATCAAACCTATCATAGGTGTTGAAATATATGTTGCACCCTCTTCACGTTTCAATAAAAAAAGAGAATCTCGAGGAGCTCCTACCGCCTATCATCTCATTTTGCTCTGCAAGAACGAAGAAGGATACCGTAACCTTTGTTATCTGACTTCAAAGGGTTTCACCGAAGGATTTTATTATCATCCCAGAATCGACAAAGAGTTATTAGCCGAACATTCTTCCGGCCTTATTTGTTTATCGGGTTGTTTATCAGGCTCCGTAGCTCAAGCAGCCTTGAAGTCCGAGGAAGAACTGGAACAGGAAATTTTGTTTTATCGAGATATTTTTAAAGATGATTTTTACTTAGAGCTTCAATTACATGAGATGATTCCTCAAGATATTGCTCTTATTTCCGAAGATTGGCTTAAGCAAGATTATTATTCTTTAATCGAGAGTCAAAAAAAAGTTAATGGGGCTCTTTTAACTCAAGGCCAAAAGTTCGGTATTTCTTGTGTAGCGACAAACGATTCCCATTATCTGAATGCCGAAGATTTTGAAAGCCACGAAATTTTGTTGAATGTCCAATCGGGAGAAACGACACGAATTGCAAAAAACGACCTTTACGTTCCCAATCCGAAACGCAAAGTTTATAAAAGTCGTGAATATTATTTTAAGTCTCCTCTACAAATGGAAATCGGTTTTAAAAATAATCCGGAAGCATTAACCAATACTCTTGAGATCGCAGATAAATGCTTTGTCCCCTTCGATTTTAATAAAAAATACTATCCCGTTTACATGCCTCCGGGATTCGAAGATAAAACGGATTACGATGAAACTCTTCGTTATTCCGCTTCGGGAAATTTTTTAAAACGTTTATGTAACGAAGGGATAGCTCGTAAATACACACCGGAGCTTTTGAAAATTTTAGCTGATAAGTTTCCCGGTCAAGATCCGATGAATATTATTCGAAACAGACTGGAAAAAGAATTATCCGTAATAATTTCCAAAGGCATGTGCGACTATTTGCTGATTGTATGGGACATCATTCAATGGGCAAAGAATCATAATATTCCGGTAGGTCCCGGAAGAGGGTCCGGCGCAGGCTCCATTATATTGTTTCTTATCGATGTAACCAGTATAGAACCTTTGCGTTTCGATTTATTCTTCGAACGCTTCATTAATCCGGAACGTATTTCCTATCCCGATATAGACATCGACATCTGCATGTCCGGTCGAGAGCAGGTAATTAATTATGCTGCCGAACGTTACGGAAAAGACAACGTCGCTCAAATTATTACCTTCGGAACCATGAAAGCCAAAATGGCCGTTAAAGACGTAGGACGAGTTCTCGATATTCCTTTAGCTGAAGTAAACGTTATCGCCAAATTCATTCCGGAAACGAATACCCCCTTGGAAAAAGCCGTTGAGATCGACTCCGATTTACAAAATTTATATCTAAGAGATAAGAAAGCCAAATTCTTAATAGATATGGCTCAAAAACTGGAAGGCTGTATCAGAAATACCGGAGTCCATGCCGCCGGCGTCATTATTTCCAATGAAAAGTTAATGGAAAGGATTCCCATCTGTTTGCCTAAAGATTCATCTATGATTACGACTCAATTTTCGATGAAACCTCTGGAAGCCATCGGAATGTTGAAAGTGGATTTCTTGGGACTTAAAACTCTAACCAGTATAGATATTGCCTTAAAATCCATTGCAGTCCAAGACGATAAAAAACTACGGGTTGAAACATTACCTCTCGACGATAAAAATACCTTCAAACTTTTGCATCAAGGAAAGACTTTAGGAGTTTTTCAAATGGAATCATCGGGGATGCAAGAGTTGTCCAAACAATTACAACCCGATTGCTTTGAAGAAATCATAGCTATAGGAGCCTTATATCGACCCGGTCCTATGGATATGATTCCTTCTTTCATTAACAGAAAACATAAACGTGAGCCGATAGAGTACGACCATCCTTTAATGGAAACCATTCTGAAAGAAACCTACGGTATTATGGTTTATCAAGAACAGGTTATGCAAATCGCACAAACTCTTGCAGGATATTCTCCCGGAGAAGGTGACGTTTTACGAAGAGCTATGGGGAAAAAAGACGCTTTACAGATGCTCCAAGAACGAGAAAAGTTCTGTCTAGGCGCCTATTCAAACGATCTTTCTGAGGAAACCGCAACGGCCATTTTCGACAAAATGGAAAAATTTGCCTCCTACGGATTCAATAAATCGCATGCTGCCGCTTACGGATTGATTACCTATGCCACCGCTTACTTAAAAGCCAATCATCCTAAACAATGGATGGCAGCACTACTTACGAGCGATAGAGATGATATCGACAAATTAGGTAAGCTTCTCAGAGAATGTCGAAACATGGGCATATCCATTCTTCCTCCCGATATCAATGAATCCGGAGTTGATTTCGTAGCGACTCAAAGCGGTATCCGTTTTGCTATGCCCGGAATAAAAGGTATCAGTTACAATCTCGTCGAAACGGTTATTGAAGAAAGAAATAAAAACGGTCCGTTTATAAGTCTAAAAGATTTTATGAAACGAGTAGACTTATCTCGAGTCACTAAAAAATCTTTGGATCTATTAATCGATAGCGGTTGTTTCGATTTTACCGGCAATAATAAAGACGCGTTAAAAATGCGACTGGAATCGACTTACGATGCCATCCATAAAGAAAAAAAAGAAGCAGCAACCGGTGTATTAACGCTTTTCTCTCTAATCGATGCTCCTGACAACTACGATGATTATGTAATTGACAATCAACAGACGACTTTGGTTCCGAGAAATGAATGTGCCATTCTTAAGAAGGAAAAAGAGCTTCTCGGTTTTTATTTGACTAAGCATCCCATGGATCGTTTTGCTAAATATTTTAAGTATTTGTCTTGCATTCCTTTTTCCGAAATACAAACTTTAGATCATGGGACCGTTTTTCGATCGGCTTTTATCATTGATAAAGTTACCGTCAAGGTCTCTTCAAAAGGACAGAAAAAATTCGCAGTATTGAAAATCAGCGATTTATCGGAATCCATTGAATTACCTATTTGGTCCGATTTATTCGATTCGAAATCTCATCTTCTTGAAGAAGACAATCTTATTTATGCAATATTGGTTGTCGATAAAAGAAGTGAAGTTCTACGATTGAGTTGTCGTTGGATGGATAGTTTGATATCGGTCATTCCGGATTCCGAAAATCCGGATAACGTTAGAAATATCGATGAGATTTATGAAAAAATCAAATACCAATTAGCTAAATCGAATTCGTTTAAGGACGGTTTTCTAATGTCAGAGAAAAAAAGTTCCGCTTCGGGATCGGAAAAAAGCGATCAAACAGCTTCCCCTATTCATCTGAAAATCAGTATTGATAAAATGACCCTCTCTCATTTCCTGACTTTAAAGACTTATCTTAAAAAACACCCCGGAAATTCTCCCGTCATACTGAACTTCTTTTTTAACGATCGAAAATTTGCCGTTATCCACCCCGGAAAAGCATTTTGTGTCGGGGTTACGGATATCGTATTAAAAGATTATCTGAAAAAAAACGGCTTTACCGTCGAGCTCTTGACGTAA
- a CDS encoding MFS transporter: protein MSLIPNFLRPPKHREEIKDPAKVTQKYKYWRIRIFYSMFIGYIFYYFTRKSFTFAMPALINDLGFSKAQLGLLGSILYISYGISKFVSGIASDQSNPRFFMSLGLIITGLTNIFFGLSSSLLLFSVFWGINGWFQGWGWPPCARLLTHWYSRSERGTWWSVWSTSHNIGGFLIPILMAYLVKYFDWRWAMAIPGLSCIVMGLLLMNRLRDTPQSLGLPSIEKFRNDYQGVEASQEKELSTTQILFDYVLTNKWLWLLAAASFFIYVVRMAINDWSALFLIDTKKYSVLKANICVSVFEIGGLFGMLIAGRLSDKWSQGKRGPMNTLFSLGMVLSVLGFWLYSKENFYLDATFLFWIGFFLFGPQMLIGLAAAELSHKKAAGTASGFAGWFAYFGAAFAGYPLGKIADHGWDGYFLTLTVCGLIAVLLFLPTWNAVSDSPTEHK, encoded by the coding sequence ATGAGCTTGATCCCTAATTTTCTCCGTCCCCCTAAACACAGAGAAGAAATTAAAGATCCTGCCAAAGTTACCCAGAAATACAAATACTGGCGTATTCGTATTTTCTATAGCATGTTCATCGGCTATATTTTTTATTACTTTACTAGGAAAAGCTTTACTTTTGCCATGCCGGCATTGATTAATGACTTAGGCTTTTCGAAAGCTCAGCTCGGTTTGTTGGGCAGCATCCTCTACATTTCTTACGGGATAAGCAAGTTCGTCAGTGGTATCGCCTCCGATCAATCCAATCCCCGTTTCTTCATGTCATTGGGATTGATAATAACAGGATTGACCAATATCTTTTTCGGGCTTTCCTCTTCTTTGCTTCTTTTCTCCGTATTCTGGGGTATTAACGGTTGGTTTCAAGGTTGGGGATGGCCTCCTTGTGCTCGTTTACTGACGCACTGGTATTCCCGTTCCGAAAGAGGGACTTGGTGGAGTGTCTGGAGCACGTCGCATAATATCGGCGGTTTTCTTATTCCGATCCTAATGGCTTATCTCGTCAAATATTTTGACTGGCGTTGGGCCATGGCGATACCCGGACTTTCCTGTATTGTTATGGGACTTCTTTTGATGAATCGATTAAGAGATACGCCGCAATCCTTGGGATTGCCTTCAATTGAAAAATTCAGAAACGATTATCAAGGTGTGGAAGCGTCTCAAGAGAAAGAATTATCTACGACCCAAATTTTATTCGATTATGTCTTAACCAATAAATGGTTATGGTTATTGGCAGCAGCTTCTTTTTTCATTTATGTCGTTCGAATGGCCATCAATGATTGGAGTGCTCTTTTCCTGATTGATACAAAAAAATATTCCGTTCTGAAAGCCAATATCTGTGTATCGGTATTCGAAATCGGGGGATTATTCGGTATGTTGATTGCCGGTCGATTATCCGATAAATGGTCGCAAGGCAAGCGCGGACCGATGAATACGTTATTCTCATTAGGAATGGTTCTTTCGGTTCTGGGTTTTTGGCTCTATTCTAAAGAAAATTTCTATCTGGACGCTACATTCCTGTTCTGGATTGGTTTCTTCTTGTTCGGGCCGCAAATGTTAATTGGGCTTGCCGCAGCCGAATTATCTCATAAAAAAGCGGCCGGAACGGCTAGTGGATTTGCCGGATGGTTCGCATATTTCGGCGCAGCTTTTGCAGGGTATCCTTTAGGAAAAATTGCGGATCACGGATGGGACGGTTATTTTCTGACATTAACTGTATGTGGGTTGATTGCGGTCCTTTTATTTTTACCGACTTGGAATGCCGTTTCGGATTCGCCTACCGAACATAAATAA
- a CDS encoding DUF2709 domain-containing protein: MNVSGSTKKKLLRFLKTQRKPELLDAYLFCLGQSLGLSPVVFVKDKVIYSTAEEALSKLEAAGKVWREAEIYIGAGRPSVNSETKRIYICPFTGKVFADNVYTNPQDAIYDWLSTCKENTERQGGVKVKRFFVSDDPEVIRNYIQPLKEPIKKTVFSSTVSGKLFNSLDNVIEDFKSNYLKPMSLLEVQNQNKFQLEESFLNLLQNSLEEEKITSFLELLAEDNEFHAYIKEWVETAD, from the coding sequence ATGAATGTTTCCGGTAGTACCAAGAAAAAATTACTCCGGTTTTTAAAAACTCAAAGAAAGCCCGAATTGTTGGATGCCTACCTGTTTTGTTTAGGCCAATCTTTGGGATTGAGTCCCGTTGTTTTCGTGAAAGATAAAGTTATTTATTCGACGGCTGAGGAAGCTTTGTCTAAGCTTGAGGCAGCCGGTAAGGTTTGGCGAGAAGCCGAGATCTATATAGGCGCGGGTCGTCCGTCCGTTAATAGTGAAACGAAACGTATTTATATTTGTCCTTTTACAGGGAAGGTTTTTGCGGATAACGTTTACACTAATCCTCAAGATGCGATTTATGATTGGTTATCTACTTGTAAGGAAAATACCGAAAGACAGGGCGGAGTTAAGGTTAAGAGATTTTTTGTTTCGGATGATCCTGAAGTGATCAGAAATTATATCCAACCTCTTAAGGAACCGATAAAAAAGACGGTATTCTCTTCGACCGTTTCCGGAAAATTATTTAACAGTTTAGACAATGTCATTGAAGATTTTAAATCCAACTACCTGAAGCCGATGAGTCTATTGGAAGTACAGAATCAGAATAAGTTTCAATTGGAAGAATCTTTTTTGAATTTATTGCAAAATTCATTGGAAGAAGAAAAAATTACCTCGTTTCTGGAGCTCTTAGCCGAAGATAATGAGTTTCATGCTTATATCAAAGAATGGGTAGAAACTGCCGATTAA
- the aspS gene encoding aspartate--tRNA ligase, with translation MKYRTRVCGELTGDNKGEFVKLSGWVHRYRDHGGVIFVDLRDRYGITQLVCRSEENSDLHMHMSQLRSEWVIEVEGIVNLRMAGMENKNLITGMIEINIDKCRILSKAEVPPFSICDENIKVNEDLRLQYRYLDMRRGRILDRLVLRHRIVLACRNFMDSEGFVEVTTPVLGKSTPEGARDYLVPSRIYPGRFYALPQSPQIFKQLLMIGGLDRYFQIATCFRDEDLRADRQPEFSQIDVELSFGSSEDLFPIIEKLMMVVFGIMGMKIDLPIMQMSYYEAMDKYGTDKPDLRFDLLLQSCENFAKKTSFEIFRQQLMLGGLVKGFRVPGGADISRKQLDYYTDFVKRYGAQGLVWIRYQSGDVTSNILKFADKNDFYDLATNFNAEDGDSVFLIAAPKSVANQALDHLRRLIAKDRNLYSDDQYKFVWITDFPLFAEEEGKMSSEHHPFTSPLEEDISLLDENPLNVRSSGYDLVLNGYEIASGSQRIHDSVLQAKIFELLGLSKEEIHHKFGFLVEALSYGVPPHLGIALGLDRIIMILSNSDSIREVIAFPKTQKAADVMSGAPGEIEIQQLKELHIKELHINVRT, from the coding sequence ATGAAATATAGGACGCGTGTTTGTGGAGAATTGACGGGGGATAACAAGGGGGAATTTGTCAAATTATCCGGATGGGTTCATCGTTATCGAGATCACGGTGGTGTTATATTCGTTGATCTTCGAGATCGATACGGCATTACTCAGTTGGTTTGTCGTTCCGAAGAGAATTCGGATCTGCACATGCATATGAGTCAACTGCGTTCGGAATGGGTTATTGAAGTAGAAGGAATTGTCAATCTGCGAATGGCCGGTATGGAAAATAAAAATCTAATTACCGGTATGATAGAAATTAATATTGATAAGTGTCGTATTTTATCTAAAGCCGAAGTGCCTCCTTTTTCGATTTGTGACGAGAATATTAAAGTCAATGAGGATCTTCGTTTGCAATACCGTTACTTGGATATGCGGCGTGGTCGAATTTTAGATAGATTGGTGCTTCGTCATCGCATCGTGTTGGCTTGTCGTAATTTCATGGATTCCGAAGGTTTTGTTGAGGTTACGACTCCGGTATTGGGTAAATCGACTCCGGAAGGAGCAAGGGATTATCTTGTTCCGTCTCGAATTTATCCCGGTAGATTTTATGCATTACCTCAATCTCCGCAGATTTTTAAACAGTTGTTGATGATAGGCGGTCTGGATCGTTATTTTCAAATAGCCACTTGTTTTAGAGATGAAGATTTGAGAGCAGACAGACAACCGGAATTTTCTCAAATCGATGTTGAATTGAGCTTCGGCTCTTCCGAAGATCTATTCCCGATCATAGAGAAATTAATGATGGTTGTATTCGGGATCATGGGTATGAAAATAGATCTGCCCATTATGCAGATGTCTTATTACGAAGCTATGGATAAATACGGTACGGATAAACCGGATTTAAGGTTTGATTTGTTGTTGCAATCTTGTGAAAATTTTGCGAAAAAAACGAGCTTTGAGATTTTTCGTCAACAGTTGATGCTTGGTGGGTTAGTCAAGGGATTCCGTGTTCCCGGAGGAGCAGATATTTCAAGAAAGCAATTGGATTATTATACGGATTTCGTCAAAAGATATGGGGCTCAAGGTCTCGTTTGGATTCGCTATCAATCGGGAGACGTTACTTCGAATATTCTTAAATTTGCGGATAAAAACGATTTTTATGATTTAGCGACAAATTTTAATGCAGAAGATGGAGATTCCGTCTTCCTTATTGCTGCTCCTAAAAGTGTAGCGAATCAAGCCTTGGATCATTTGCGTCGATTGATAGCTAAAGACAGAAATTTGTATTCCGATGATCAGTATAAATTCGTTTGGATAACGGATTTCCCTTTATTTGCTGAGGAAGAGGGAAAAATGAGTTCGGAACATCATCCTTTTACTTCTCCTTTAGAGGAGGATATTTCTTTACTGGACGAGAATCCTCTTAACGTGAGATCATCCGGCTATGATCTTGTCTTAAACGGTTATGAGATAGCGTCGGGATCGCAAAGAATACATGATTCCGTTCTTCAAGCTAAGATTTTTGAACTTTTGGGCTTGTCAAAAGAAGAGATTCATCATAAGTTCGGATTTCTTGTTGAAGCTTTAAGTTACGGAGTCCCTCCTCATTTAGGAATAGCTTTGGGATTGGACAGAATTATCATGATTTTATCGAACTCCGACAGTATTAGAGAAGTCATAGCCTTCCCAAAAACTCAGAAAGCTGCGGACGTTATGTCCGGTGCCCCGGGAGAGATAGAGATTCAACAATTAAAAGAATTACATATAAAAGAATTACATATTAATGTGAGGACTTAA
- a CDS encoding FKBP-type peptidyl-prolyl cis-trans isomerase has protein sequence MKKTFKLLFGCLSLAAIVSSCVAPQKKAVLQPTVGKDLTLEEESCSVKEYGSVNNIVNSDSTSLKEDFNRISKTFGHLLIRQVMATEGISFNPEEIIQGIKDELDGKEAPLSDEVYQEKISELQKSFFDKKAQTNLALAETFLKENAMQPDIVEVEANRLQYRILQEGTGAEVVENGTPLIHYKGSFMGGEVFSSSRDLNEPLLLPLSQAIPGFSLGMKGMKEGEKRVLYIHPDLAYGCSGHLPPNSLLIFDIELVKADGVSSKAVEEDIAS, from the coding sequence ATGAAAAAAACGTTCAAACTATTATTCGGATGTCTATCGCTAGCGGCGATAGTATCAAGCTGTGTTGCTCCGCAAAAGAAAGCAGTCTTGCAACCCACGGTTGGGAAAGACCTTACTCTCGAAGAAGAATCTTGTAGTGTAAAAGAATATGGTTCGGTTAATAACATCGTTAATAGCGATAGTACTTCTTTGAAAGAAGATTTCAATCGGATTTCAAAAACCTTCGGTCATCTTTTAATTCGCCAAGTAATGGCAACCGAAGGAATTAGTTTCAATCCGGAAGAAATCATTCAAGGTATTAAAGATGAATTAGACGGTAAGGAGGCTCCTTTGAGTGATGAAGTTTATCAGGAAAAAATTTCCGAGTTACAGAAGTCTTTTTTTGATAAAAAAGCACAGACTAATTTGGCTTTAGCCGAAACTTTCTTAAAGGAAAATGCTATGCAGCCGGATATTGTAGAAGTGGAAGCGAATCGGTTGCAGTATCGTATTTTACAAGAAGGGACTGGAGCTGAAGTAGTTGAAAATGGCACTCCGCTAATTCATTATAAAGGTTCTTTCATGGGAGGAGAAGTTTTTTCTAGCTCTCGTGATTTGAACGAACCTTTATTATTACCCTTGTCTCAAGCTATTCCCGGGTTTTCTTTAGGTATGAAAGGCATGAAAGAGGGTGAGAAAAGAGTATTATATATTCATCCCGATCTGGCTTACGGATGCTCCGGACATTTACCTCCTAACTCGTTATTGATTTTTGATATTGAGTTGGTAAAAGCCGATGGTGTGTCAAGCAAAGCTGTAGAGGAGGATATTGCCTCTTAA
- a CDS encoding tRNA (cytidine(34)-2'-O)-methyltransferase yields the protein MEVVLFRPEIPQNTGNIGRTCVAVGAELTLVKPIGFSLEDRFLKRAGMDYWERLKVNLVNDLEGYLNSKYSLCDLIFFSTKGTKNYYEADLSFENRCLIFGSEGSGLPSEILDRYRNNLYTLPMIPGNRSLNLATTVGVALYESVRQKEIRRHVFV from the coding sequence ATGGAAGTCGTTCTTTTTCGTCCTGAAATTCCTCAGAATACTGGGAATATAGGAAGAACTTGTGTAGCCGTCGGTGCTGAGTTGACTTTAGTTAAACCTATAGGTTTTTCTTTAGAAGATCGGTTTTTAAAAAGAGCCGGCATGGATTACTGGGAACGACTGAAGGTCAATCTTGTTAACGACTTAGAAGGGTACTTAAATAGCAAGTACTCTTTGTGTGATTTGATTTTCTTCTCGACTAAGGGAACGAAAAACTACTATGAGGCCGACCTGAGTTTTGAAAATAGATGTTTGATTTTCGGTTCCGAAGGAAGCGGTCTTCCTTCGGAGATTTTAGATCGGTATCGAAATAACCTATATACCCTACCGATGATTCCCGGAAATAGATCGTTAAACTTGGCCACGACCGTAGGTGTGGCACTTTATGAATCGGTTCGTCAAAAAGAAATCAGACGGCATGTTTTTGTATAA
- the hisS gene encoding histidine--tRNA ligase, translating to MGCSAPKGVFDIFPCSRTDKDQWRHSSYWIDLENVIREKSGLYGFNEIRTPVLEKTELFSSLGEWSDIIKKETYTFLDRKGRSLTLRPEGTAPVIRAFIEHKLYEKSKESKFFYILPMFRYERQQAGRYRQHHQFGAESIGVRHPYRDVEVICLLWDFYRDLGLKGLVLHINSLGNSVSVTAYNEVLKKFFQAEYDDLSSLSRERFDRGSLLRILDSKEQEDQRIIEEAPRLLDFLDESSSIYFEKILELLQDVGINYEINHKLVRGLDYYTDIVFEVTAPLKSAQNAIGGGGRYDGLVSKLSGPDLPSCGFGTGLERVIQTLMDQNYLSPKASSLLKILPLGEEFESFCFELVRELRDTGIVTDIDLTRRDLKIMLRSAAAEGIGYVIAVGETELRDDKFILKDMNRRTETYVSRCELKERLLAKYEI from the coding sequence ATGGGATGTTCGGCACCTAAAGGCGTTTTTGATATTTTTCCTTGTTCGCGTACCGATAAGGATCAGTGGAGACATTCTTCTTACTGGATCGATCTTGAAAATGTCATTAGAGAAAAATCCGGTTTGTACGGGTTTAACGAAATTCGTACGCCTGTTTTGGAAAAAACCGAGTTATTCTCTTCTTTAGGGGAATGGTCGGATATTATTAAAAAAGAGACATATACTTTTTTGGATAGAAAAGGACGTTCTTTAACTCTAAGGCCGGAAGGAACCGCGCCCGTAATACGCGCTTTTATTGAACATAAGCTGTATGAAAAAAGTAAGGAATCGAAATTTTTTTATATTCTTCCTATGTTTCGATACGAAAGACAACAAGCGGGCAGATATAGACAACATCATCAATTCGGAGCCGAATCGATAGGAGTTCGACATCCCTATAGAGATGTCGAAGTGATTTGTTTACTATGGGATTTTTACAGAGATCTTGGGTTGAAAGGATTAGTATTACATATTAATTCGTTAGGCAACTCGGTTTCCGTGACGGCTTATAATGAGGTGTTGAAAAAGTTCTTTCAAGCTGAATACGACGATCTATCTTCCTTAAGTCGGGAACGTTTCGATAGAGGAAGCTTGCTTAGAATTTTAGACTCTAAAGAGCAGGAAGATCAGAGAATCATAGAGGAAGCTCCTCGTTTATTGGATTTTTTGGATGAATCGAGCTCCATCTATTTCGAAAAAATTTTAGAATTGTTGCAGGATGTCGGTATTAATTATGAGATTAATCATAAACTGGTTCGCGGGTTGGACTATTATACGGACATAGTTTTTGAAGTAACGGCTCCTTTGAAATCGGCACAAAACGCCATCGGCGGCGGCGGCCGTTATGACGGATTGGTTTCGAAATTGTCCGGTCCGGATCTGCCGTCATGCGGTTTCGGTACGGGATTGGAACGGGTGATCCAAACTTTAATGGATCAGAATTACTTGTCGCCTAAGGCTTCTTCATTATTGAAAATATTACCCTTAGGAGAAGAATTCGAAAGCTTTTGTTTCGAACTGGTTCGTGAATTGAGAGATACAGGAATAGTGACGGATATTGATCTTACTCGACGTGATCTTAAGATTATGTTAAGATCTGCCGCGGCTGAAGGGATCGGGTACGTTATTGCAGTCGGTGAAACCGAGCTGAGAGATGACAAATTTATTCTTAAAGACATGAATCGACGGACAGAAACTTATGTTTCTCGATGTGAACTTAAAGAAAGGTTATTAGCTAAATATGAAATATAG
- the trxA gene encoding thioredoxin, which translates to MEVRVFLVAFNRYEVSVLMVKVLSSETFVEFIGEGLVLVDFFAEWCGPCRMLTPILEELSSELSGVLKIGKINIDDENTIAAKYEVSSIPTLILFKNGQEAERIVGLKDKAFLMSFIQKHAV; encoded by the coding sequence GTGGAAGTTCGAGTCTTCTTGGTCGCATTTAATCGTTACGAAGTGAGTGTTCTTATGGTAAAGGTATTGTCGAGTGAGACTTTCGTTGAGTTTATTGGAGAAGGACTTGTCCTTGTCGATTTTTTTGCGGAGTGGTGTGGTCCTTGCAGAATGCTAACCCCGATTCTTGAAGAACTTTCTTCCGAACTTTCCGGTGTTCTAAAAATCGGAAAAATCAATATTGACGACGAAAATACCATCGCTGCGAAATACGAGGTATCCTCGATTCCCACTTTAATACTTTTCAAAAACGGACAGGAAGCGGAAAGAATCGTAGGGCTCAAAGATAAAGCTTTCTTAATGTCTTTTATACAAAAACATGCCGTCTGA